GGAAAAAGGTCGCCCAGATATGCCAGGGTCTTGAGCCCTTCCTTCTCCGCGACGCTCGCTCCTCCCGGATCCATGGTCGCCGCCTGAACCGCGCCGGTCTTGACAGCCAGAATTCGCGCCGTCGTGCTGGTGCCCATCGTGATTCGAGTGATGTCTGCCGGAGTAAGCCCCGCGCGCTCGACGAACAGAGTGGTGAGCCTGTCCTGAGTATCGCCGATGCTGCCGACGGCGATTTTCTTGCCCTTGAGATCCGCCGCCTTCATCACGCTCGAATCCGTTATCAAATACCAGGTGACTTTCTCCGTCTGAAACATGATCACTTTGAGCGTCGCGCCTATGACCGCGGCGCGCATCCCGCTCCCGCCCGCGCCGCTGTAATTGACGTCGCCGCTGAGCAGCGCGGCCGTGGCCCTGGGGCCGGAAATGATGATGGTTTCGTTGTCGAGCCCCTCCTCACGGAAAAATCCTTTCGCGTCGGCAACGTAAACGGAAAGGTAGTTCAAAGTTCCCTGCGGGATGGC
The sequence above is a segment of the Candidatus Binatia bacterium genome. Coding sequences within it:
- a CDS encoding ABC transporter substrate-binding protein: AIPQGTLNYLSVYVADAKGFFREEGLDNETIIISGPRATAALLSGDVNYSGAGGSGMRAAVIGATLKVIMFQTEKVTWYLITDSSVMKAADLKGKKIAVGSIGDTQDRLTTLFVERAGLTPADITRITMGTSTTARILAVKTGAVQAATMDPGGASVAEKEGLKTLAYLGDLFPFPFQGFATMDKKIAENPAQIKRWLRAMIRGLVFLRERPEESSQIAVKKLQLGNITPAMLLDGVARYVKALPEGVPGMPSPEGIKNMLEYDVRLPMNLKEPVAPEKVLNLKFVEEVKKEFESKRIIR